A genomic stretch from Pseudomonas alkylphenolica includes:
- a CDS encoding accessory factor UbiK family protein: MLAPKAFLDALSDQASRLFSGDTSQPRAELESQFKALLQSGFSKLELVSREEFDSQMVVLARTRARLEALEAKVAEMEARLNPPAAE, from the coding sequence ATGCTCGCGCCCAAAGCCTTTCTCGATGCCCTGAGCGACCAAGCCTCGCGCCTGTTCAGCGGCGACACCTCGCAACCTCGCGCCGAACTCGAAAGCCAGTTCAAAGCCCTGCTGCAAAGCGGCTTCAGCAAACTGGAATTGGTCAGCCGGGAAGAATTCGACAGCCAGATGGTCGTCCTGGCCCGCACCCGCGCCCGTCTTGAAGCGCTGGAGGCCAAGGTCGCCGAAATGGAAGCACGCCTGAACCCGCCTGCGGCGGAATAA
- a CDS encoding TOBE domain-containing protein, giving the protein MKVSARNVFKGTVSNVQAGAVNAEVTLKLSGGEQLVAVVTMASLQSLGIAVGKDAVALVKAPWVVLMTDSGGYRFSARNCLEGKVVRVSEGAVNSEVVVQLAGGTEVFSIVTREAVDELGLKPGVSATVVIKASHIILGVAS; this is encoded by the coding sequence ATGAAAGTCAGTGCACGTAACGTGTTCAAAGGTACCGTCAGCAATGTCCAGGCCGGCGCGGTCAATGCCGAAGTCACCCTGAAGCTGTCTGGCGGTGAGCAGTTGGTGGCCGTCGTGACCATGGCCAGCCTGCAGAGCCTCGGCATTGCCGTGGGCAAGGATGCCGTCGCGCTGGTCAAGGCACCGTGGGTGGTGCTGATGACCGACAGCGGCGGTTACAGGTTCTCGGCCCGCAACTGCCTCGAAGGCAAAGTTGTGCGGGTGAGCGAAGGCGCGGTGAATTCCGAGGTGGTGGTGCAACTGGCCGGTGGCACCGAGGTGTTCTCCATCGTTACCCGCGAGGCGGTCGACGAGCTGGGCCTGAAGCCCGGCGTGTCGGCGACCGTGGTGATCAAGGCCTCGCATATCATTCTCGGCGTAGCCAGCTAA
- a CDS encoding DUF3077 domain-containing protein — protein sequence MKKPVPDPPDLPFVRTIERPVASCPEHPPLFNVCAGVSAEDALVHASLYLKCASVNIEEAVRYTAEPGKSYVWSTQHSLEFARALIDALIDGIELQRFPD from the coding sequence ATGAAAAAGCCCGTTCCTGATCCACCCGATCTGCCCTTTGTGCGCACCATCGAAAGGCCTGTTGCCAGTTGTCCCGAGCATCCGCCGTTGTTCAACGTGTGCGCGGGAGTCAGTGCCGAGGACGCGTTGGTGCACGCTTCTCTCTATCTCAAGTGCGCCAGCGTCAATATCGAAGAGGCGGTGCGATACACCGCTGAGCCCGGGAAAAGCTATGTCTGGTCGACCCAGCATTCACTGGAGTTTGCGCGGGCGTTGATTGATGCGTTGATCGACGGGATCGAGTTGCAACGCTTTCCCGACTGA
- a CDS encoding DUF4225 domain-containing protein, which yields MTATAAGAPIGGLLVAHGTNNIYEGVGNIYNGPDAPGVIGPTRHAYRHVFSDTSDGDMAYYSADLFLSVLGMTKKVRTPESFEIFLKDPINYKRSYQQAGKITLAFEALIDYYSIKSMTQVESQK from the coding sequence ATGACCGCGACCGCAGCCGGCGCGCCAATCGGCGGCCTGCTAGTCGCACATGGAACAAATAATATATATGAAGGCGTGGGCAATATATATAATGGCCCCGATGCGCCGGGGGTGATTGGCCCAACAAGGCATGCTTATCGACATGTCTTCAGCGACACTTCTGACGGGGATATGGCGTACTACTCAGCAGACTTGTTTTTATCGGTTCTAGGCATGACAAAAAAAGTACGCACACCCGAGTCATTTGAAATATTTTTAAAAGATCCAATTAACTACAAAAGATCTTATCAGCAAGCTGGCAAAATAACCCTAGCTTTCGAGGCACTGATCGATTACTACTCCATAAAATCAATGACGCAAGTAGAATCGCAAAAATAA
- a CDS encoding class I SAM-dependent methyltransferase, translating into MKVCITHREIFYHVLNAVFQACDKQPVIAELGVLRGENALKLYNALTPEKMVLIDSWSPVANDQYSPFDPLPAWVEPIDTYAYYYGGSMYDPATWDRLYHECLSRFVDKDNVTTIRADTISAIEQIKPKTGIDKFDLVYIDANHQYEYILRDLMYYQDLVADDGFILLNDCCHSLNGTKQNLGVLEALSSFLKRSDFIPLAMTNTDWSDVILVRKNSVMVQLVDMALTNSDIPFVEIPYQLISAAKVISGQQRANISFS; encoded by the coding sequence ATGAAAGTCTGCATCACCCACCGAGAGATTTTCTATCACGTTCTTAACGCCGTCTTTCAGGCGTGCGACAAGCAGCCAGTGATCGCCGAACTCGGCGTTCTGCGGGGAGAAAACGCGCTCAAGCTGTACAACGCGCTAACGCCGGAAAAGATGGTGCTGATCGACAGCTGGAGCCCAGTGGCAAACGACCAGTACAGCCCGTTCGATCCGTTGCCGGCATGGGTTGAGCCGATCGACACCTATGCTTACTACTACGGCGGCTCGATGTACGATCCAGCGACCTGGGATCGCCTCTACCATGAATGCCTGAGCAGGTTTGTCGACAAGGATAATGTCACCACGATCCGCGCCGACACCATCAGCGCCATTGAACAGATCAAGCCGAAAACCGGCATCGACAAGTTCGACCTGGTCTACATCGATGCCAACCACCAGTACGAATACATCCTGCGTGACTTGATGTACTACCAGGACCTGGTAGCCGACGACGGTTTCATCCTGCTCAACGACTGCTGCCACAGCCTGAACGGCACCAAGCAGAACCTTGGCGTGCTCGAAGCATTGAGCAGCTTCCTCAAGCGCAGCGACTTCATTCCGCTCGCCATGACCAACACCGATTGGTCCGATGTCATCCTGGTGCGCAAGAACTCGGTCATGGTGCAGCTCGTCGATATGGCGCTGACCAACTCCGACATCCCGTTCGTGGAAATTCCGTACCAGCTGATTTCTGCCGCGAAAGTGATCAGCGGGCAGCAGCGCGCGAACATCAGTTTTTCCTGA
- a CDS encoding YifB family Mg chelatase-like AAA ATPase gives MSLALVHSRAQVGVSAPAVSVEAHLANGLPALTLVGLPEATVKESKDRVRSAILNSGLEFPARRITLNLAPADLPKDGGRFDLAIALGILAANGQFPVTALGELECLGELALSGAIRPVQGVLPAALAARAAGRALVVPQENAEEACLASGLVVFAVGHLLELVAHLNGQTPLNPYAANGLLLQVRPYPDLNEVQGQQAAKRALLVAAAGAHNLLFSGPPGTGKTLLASRLPGLLPPLDEREALEVAAIQSVASHVPLSSWPQRPFRHPHHSASGAALVGGGSRPQPGEITLAHHGVLFLDELPEFERRVLEVLREPLESGEIVIARAKDKIRFPARFQLVAAMNPCPCGYLGDPSGRCRCGSDQIQRYRNKLSGPLLDRIDLHLTVAREATALSPVAGNGESSASIAAHVASARELQQQRQGCANAFLDLPGLRQHCTLSTADQHWLESACERLSLSLRAAHRLLKVARTLADLEQARDIDRPHLAEALQYRPTTTA, from the coding sequence ATGTCCCTCGCCCTTGTCCACAGCCGCGCCCAGGTCGGTGTATCAGCCCCGGCGGTCAGTGTCGAAGCCCATCTGGCCAACGGCCTGCCGGCGCTAACCCTGGTCGGTTTGCCTGAAGCGACCGTCAAGGAGAGCAAAGACCGCGTGCGCAGCGCGATCCTCAATTCCGGCCTGGAGTTCCCCGCCCGGCGCATCACCCTCAACCTCGCCCCGGCAGACTTGCCCAAAGATGGCGGACGCTTCGATCTGGCGATTGCCTTGGGGATTCTTGCCGCCAATGGCCAGTTCCCGGTCACTGCCCTGGGCGAACTGGAATGCCTGGGAGAACTGGCACTGTCCGGCGCCATACGCCCGGTACAAGGTGTGCTACCGGCAGCCCTGGCAGCCAGAGCGGCCGGCCGGGCCCTGGTAGTCCCTCAAGAGAATGCCGAGGAAGCCTGCCTGGCATCAGGTCTGGTGGTCTTTGCGGTCGGGCATCTGCTGGAGCTGGTAGCCCACCTCAACGGGCAGACACCACTCAACCCCTACGCCGCCAATGGTTTGCTTTTGCAGGTCCGTCCGTATCCCGATCTGAATGAAGTCCAGGGCCAGCAAGCGGCCAAGCGCGCGCTGCTGGTCGCCGCCGCCGGGGCGCACAATCTGCTGTTCAGCGGCCCACCGGGCACCGGCAAAACCCTGCTCGCCAGCCGTCTACCCGGCCTCTTGCCGCCGCTGGATGAACGCGAGGCCCTGGAGGTGGCGGCGATTCAATCGGTAGCCAGCCATGTGCCGCTGAGCAGCTGGCCGCAGCGACCGTTCAGGCATCCTCATCACTCGGCGTCCGGGGCTGCCTTGGTAGGTGGCGGCAGCCGCCCGCAGCCCGGCGAGATCACCCTCGCCCATCACGGTGTACTGTTTCTCGATGAATTGCCGGAATTTGAACGGCGGGTACTGGAAGTGCTGCGCGAGCCATTGGAGTCCGGTGAAATCGTCATCGCCCGGGCCAAGGACAAGATCCGCTTTCCGGCACGCTTCCAGCTGGTCGCAGCGATGAACCCCTGCCCCTGTGGATATCTCGGCGACCCCAGCGGACGCTGCCGTTGTGGCAGCGATCAGATCCAGCGCTACCGCAACAAGCTCTCCGGCCCCTTGCTCGACCGCATCGACCTGCACCTGACCGTTGCCCGCGAGGCCACGGCCCTGTCCCCGGTTGCCGGCAATGGCGAAAGCAGCGCCAGCATCGCGGCGCACGTCGCCAGCGCCCGGGAGCTTCAGCAACAGCGTCAGGGCTGCGCCAATGCTTTTCTCGACCTGCCGGGCCTGCGCCAGCACTGCACGTTATCCACAGCCGACCAGCACTGGCTGGAAAGCGCCTGTGAACGCCTCAGCCTGTCCCTGCGTGCGGCACATCGTTTGTTGAAGGTGGCCCGTACCCTGGCGGATCTTGAGCAAGCCAGGGACATTGACCGCCCCCATCTTGCCGAAGCATTGCAGTACCGGCCGACAACTACAGCATGA
- a CDS encoding winged helix-turn-helix domain-containing protein, with amino-acid sequence MIYNFRLKNSDLVEFNSEHCKIIISKNQGAPEELTLARAESRILELLLMEPGAICSREAILEFAWDDRVVSAGSLNQSIFMLRNVLGDGKDHEIVITVPRRGYRFNSDHMVDHSEAVEAPAEEPQQANTIAPATSPDSRQGIGTAVILGYLAATVFAVLSIWRLVAWYEPTRELHVAVIKQGELSISAVGKNEQEVNTFKTELSALNLPTENIKGQVFISRKGSRMNMSCIRTTGRTYNLEFQLQNEQLITMLKKCVGE; translated from the coding sequence ATGATCTACAATTTTCGACTTAAGAACAGCGACCTTGTGGAGTTTAATTCCGAGCACTGCAAGATTATTATCAGCAAAAACCAAGGTGCGCCAGAGGAATTAACACTGGCGCGCGCAGAGTCGCGAATTCTCGAACTTCTGCTGATGGAACCCGGCGCGATCTGTTCGCGTGAAGCGATTCTCGAGTTCGCCTGGGACGACCGCGTCGTCTCGGCAGGCAGCCTCAACCAATCCATTTTCATGCTCAGAAACGTCCTCGGCGACGGCAAGGATCACGAAATAGTGATCACCGTGCCACGGCGCGGCTATCGCTTCAACAGCGACCATATGGTCGACCATTCCGAGGCTGTTGAGGCGCCTGCAGAGGAGCCTCAACAGGCCAATACGATTGCGCCCGCCACCTCGCCTGACAGCAGGCAAGGCATTGGCACGGCGGTGATTCTCGGCTACCTGGCGGCGACGGTATTTGCTGTCTTGTCCATTTGGCGTCTGGTTGCCTGGTATGAGCCGACCCGAGAATTGCATGTTGCAGTTATCAAGCAAGGTGAACTTTCAATTTCAGCAGTCGGCAAGAACGAGCAAGAAGTAAATACGTTCAAAACTGAACTATCCGCTTTAAACTTGCCCACAGAGAACATTAAAGGCCAGGTCTTTATCAGCCGTAAAGGATCACGCATGAACATGTCCTGCATCCGCACAACAGGACGCACTTACAATCTTGAGTTCCAGCTCCAGAATGAGCAACTCATCACTATGTTAAAAAAATGCGTGGGCGAATAA
- a CDS encoding DUF3313 domain-containing protein — MHVKTLSLLLLSMSLFGCSMAPSIDTAITPEQQKTNAPLHVIEHDDGTLAWKKSDAPLSKNHDKAIFLNLPRSISFDSTDPRLAKFNGDADKLRQHFRTQLVKQLTAGGYRLVDKPTKGALSLQVSVADIERKPRDPNVTEYIPIGMLVGLSLHATGVRDETLYLFFQSEVSDSLSGETLARAVDRASGRNIGQDKAPVIEDIYPAMDSAAQMIRERLDREFLPKKPA; from the coding sequence ATGCACGTTAAAACCCTTTCGCTGCTGTTGCTCTCGATGAGCCTGTTTGGTTGTTCGATGGCGCCAAGCATCGACACTGCGATCACCCCGGAACAACAAAAAACCAACGCACCTCTGCACGTTATCGAACACGATGACGGCACTCTTGCGTGGAAGAAATCTGATGCGCCTTTGTCGAAAAACCATGACAAAGCAATTTTCCTCAACCTGCCGAGAAGTATTTCTTTCGACAGTACTGATCCGCGCCTTGCCAAGTTTAATGGCGATGCAGACAAACTGCGCCAACACTTCCGAACCCAGTTGGTAAAACAACTCACCGCTGGCGGTTATCGCCTGGTCGACAAACCCACCAAGGGTGCGCTGTCACTACAAGTATCGGTTGCCGATATTGAACGCAAACCGCGTGATCCTAATGTCACCGAATACATTCCCATCGGCATGCTGGTCGGCCTTTCCCTACACGCCACCGGTGTACGCGATGAAACCCTTTATCTGTTCTTCCAGAGCGAAGTCAGCGACAGCCTGAGCGGTGAAACCCTGGCCCGCGCCGTAGACCGGGCCAGTGGCCGGAACATTGGCCAGGACAAGGCACCTGTGATCGAGGACATCTACCCGGCCATGGATTCCGCCGCGCAGATGATCCGTGAACGCCTGGACAGAGAGTTCCTGCCCAAGAAACCGGCTTGA
- a CDS encoding outer membrane beta-barrel protein, with protein MNFAKQLAAALLVLSSVNAVADDRGLYLGGGLTKVETDEHQLSDDDNAYKAFVGYRLNPYLAVEGAWVDLGNFSGKDGDFEGHSLQAAAHFGIPVGKRVRLFASAGVHAWDADNDIAGDSSDLDMTYGLGVEVDVFRNIGVRLEQEVLKVGNIDLDQTSASAYVMF; from the coding sequence ATGAACTTCGCAAAACAGCTTGCAGCCGCCCTCCTTGTACTCAGCTCTGTGAACGCCGTGGCAGATGACCGTGGCCTCTATCTGGGCGGCGGCCTGACCAAGGTGGAAACCGACGAGCACCAGCTCAGTGACGACGACAACGCCTACAAGGCCTTTGTCGGCTACCGGCTGAATCCGTATCTGGCAGTGGAAGGCGCCTGGGTAGACCTGGGCAACTTCAGCGGCAAGGACGGCGACTTCGAAGGCCACTCGCTACAGGCCGCCGCCCACTTCGGTATCCCGGTCGGTAAGCGCGTGCGCCTGTTCGCCAGCGCCGGCGTGCATGCCTGGGACGCTGACAACGATATCGCCGGCGACAGCAGCGACCTGGACATGACCTACGGCCTCGGTGTCGAAGTGGACGTGTTCCGTAACATCGGCGTGCGCCTGGAACAGGAAGTGCTGAAGGTTGGCAATATCGACCTGGACCAGACCAGCGCCAGCGCCTACGTGATGTTCTGA